Proteins encoded within one genomic window of Pieris brassicae chromosome 12, ilPieBrab1.1, whole genome shotgun sequence:
- the LOC123717489 gene encoding zinc finger protein 718-like: MSEEEDYYCRLCAEPTPKAQLISPDEDVAISSKVATKLLWINIDISSSSTLPNTICFSCFDLLERTWSFLHNTRSAQEKLQSIFLSQQDTNKQESNLKNVENTCKPVDQSWEKFQELKTEIKVEREEFTEYVKSEDDSDPDFTVVRDFSIHSGNTSDSDVPLLASRRKKQKRECKKDFNSSIKKELPIDPLPDTITWDKQMCRCAKCDAQCENIASLQLHSQQIHNRCCVFKCLDCNKIVHSFKTFIKHVRTHKEFLRYCCEFCNNLFTLTSDLKIHKTKVHAGIFLKKCRNCGSEFDTPEQLQDHKLLYNQRHKRLASTQGEAVFDLKCKDCNKEFKSRSNLQQHRQVHKERTRDFSCHICGKMFFTKGTLGTHMMTHEDTKPYKCPYCPLAFKARGNLTSHISCHSGVKPFVCEQCGKSFRVKRHLKSHSIIHTDLMPYVCEYCDKTFRFKTRLNLHIRQHTGAKPYKCLYCQRDFTNGSNFKKHMKRRHGIDTSKKAYQNMEMDDAQLNSENEKVL, encoded by the coding sequence ATGAGTGAGGAGGAGGATTATTATTGTCGGCTTTGCGCTGAGCCTACTCCAAAAGCCCAGTTAATATCGCCTGATGAAGATGTTGCAATTAGTTCAAAGGTGGCCACTAAATTACTCTGGATAAACATTGATATATCTTCATCCAGTACCCTTCCAAATACAATATGCTTCTCTTGTTTCGATCTATTGGAAAGGACATGGTCATTTCTACACAATACGCGTTCAGCACAGGAAAAACTGCAAAGTATTTTTCTATCACAACAAGACACAAACAAGCAGGAATCTAACTTAAAAAACGTGGAAAACACTTGTAAACCCGTTGATCAAAGTTGGGAGAAGTTCCAAGAACttaaaactgaaataaaagTTGAACGCGAAGAATTCACGGAATACGTTAAATCCGAAGATGACAGTGATCCAGATTTTACTGTAGTTCGTGATTTTAGTATTCATAGCGGGAATACATCAGACAGTGACGTGCCATTACTTGCATCAAGAAGGAAAAAACAAAAGCGTGAATGTAAGAAAGATTTTAATAGCTCTATAAAGAAAGAGCTGCCCATAGATCCTCTACCTGACACGATAACTTGGGATAAGCAGATGTGTAGATGTGCGAAATGTGATGCTCAGTGTGAGAATATAGCCTCACTTCAACTACACTCTCAACAAATACACAATCGCTGCTGTGTTTTCAAATGCCTTGactgtaataaaattgttcattCATTTAAGACCTTTATTAAACATGTACGAACACATAAAGAGTTCCTTAGATATTGTTGTGAGTTTTGTAACAACTTGTTTACTTTGACGtctgatttaaaaatacacaaaaccaAAGTGCATGCTggtatatttcttaaaaaatgcaGGAATTGTGGTTCAGAGTTTGATACTCCAGAACAATTACAAGACCACAAGTTACTTTACAATCAGCGTCATAAAAGACTGGCATCTACTCAAGGAGAGGCTGTATTTGATCTCAAGTGTAAAGATTGTAATAAGGAATTTAAGTCACGGAGCAATTTGCAACAACATCGTCAAGTACACAAAGAACGTACCAGGGATTTCTCATGTCATATTTGTGGTAAAATGTTTTTCACTAAAGGTACTCTAGGCACTCATATGATGACACATGAAGATACAAAACCTTACAAATGTCCATACTGTCCACTAGCATTCAAAGCCAGAGGAAACCTCACGTCTCACATAAGCTGTCACTCTGGAGTGAAACCGTTTGTTTGTGAACAGTGTGGTAAAAGTTTTAGAGTTAAGAGACACCTAAAATCACATTCTATTATTCATACAGATCTTATGCCATATGTATGTGAATATTGTGATAAAACATTCCGGTTTAAAACACGACTTAACCTTCATATACGACAGCACACAGGAGCTAAGCCATATAAGTGTTTGTACTGTCAGCGTGATTTCACAAATGGATCTAACTTCAAAAAACATATGAAACGAAGACATGGTATTGATACATCCAAAAAAGCATATCAAAATATGGAAATGGATGATGCACAGCTTAACAGTGAGAATGAGAAAGTACTGTAg